Proteins found in one Triticum aestivum cultivar Chinese Spring chromosome 4D, IWGSC CS RefSeq v2.1, whole genome shotgun sequence genomic segment:
- the LOC123095768 gene encoding oxalate oxidase GF-2.8-like gives MGCSKTLVAGLLAMLFLAPTILATDPDPLQDFCVADLDGKAISVNGHTCKPMSEAGDDFLFSSKLAKAGNTSTPNGSAVTELDVAEWPGTNTLGVSMNRVDFAPGGTNPPHIHPRATEIGIVMKGELLVGILSSLDSGNKLYSRVVRAGETFLIPRGLMHFQFNVGKTEASMVVSFNSQNPGIVFVPLTLFGSNPPIPMPVLTKALRVEAGVVELLKSKFAAGF, from the coding sequence ATGGGGTGCTCTAAAACCCTAGTAGCTGGTCTCTTGGCCATGCTCTTCCTAGCTCCGACCATCCTAGCCACCGACCCTGATCCTCTCCAGGACTTCTGCGTCGCCGACCTCGACGGCAAGGCAATCTCGGTGAACGGGCACACATGCAAGCCCATGTCGGAGGCCGGCGACGACTTCCTCTTCTCATCCAAGCTGGCCAAGGCTGGCAACACGTCCACTCCTAACGGCTCGGCCGTGACGGAGCTCGATGTGGCAGAGTGGCCCGGCACAAACACGCTGGGCGTGTCCATGAACCGCGTGGACTTTGCGCCCGGAGGCACCAACCCGCCACACATCCACCCGCGTGCCACCGAGATCGGCATCGTGATGAAAGGTGAGCTCCTCGTGGGAATCCTCAGCAGCCTTGACTCTGGGAACAAGCTCTACTCCAGGGTGGTGCGCGCCGGAGAGACGTTCCTCATCCCGCGGGGCCTCATGCACTTCCAGTTCAATGTCGGGAAGACCGAGGCCTCCATGGTCGTCTCCTTCAACAGCCAGAACCCCGGCATCGTCTTCGTGCCACTCACGCTCTTCGGCTCCAACCCACCCATCCCGATGCCGGTGCTCACCAAGGCGCTCCGGGTAGAGGCCGGGGTCGTGGAACTTCTCAAGTCCAAGTTTGCCGCTGGGTTTTAA